A genomic segment from Bacillus rossius redtenbacheri isolate Brsri chromosome 5, Brsri_v3, whole genome shotgun sequence encodes:
- the LOC134531788 gene encoding uncharacterized protein LOC134531788: protein MVSTEPVPEAPRGPGEGQPCHHVVLKPTPKRLRGGLQPRAGAVPRGPAAFGSAGTGAFTAYVPRGSDPWEPGLQRRPDHPAGDPPTVVRLSPLPRFRDPNDDGQHQPIDLRNDSKRFGSARLGPSLDREPSAAAAVQAGQRVLDDVGHGGAALPPHRRHETVIARSALPQVRARGSGGGLEYMRYTVRNNNARAEVFEMRRSYATSDAVLPRLGGCGVLEDRGSCCSEDEDIDVVGGGFDDGGGSPVDDSSCSSTAKDGDSDSCEGQPLDCRLRAPVTRSSSPSSEEVSSAPPTSGSPSSSDPLPSPGCDDPQDAEAWWGVFAPEDLLLRNRVLLLLWFLLGEARLAEVGYPRAPVHRVLWLTVDVCCSVAGMKSAAAVPLASDHDCREDMLCFRDHTHRFLEVCAPTRDMWKQLGWAGLTVDAVVRKIYEEELRPRLCQLPASSLPPAIRGALRRLDRLEAAPAEVPGPPPPPPRRRQPPPPQAAKKKRGRPAKPGHKTDPGRIERVMLWRFLLNLLEDPRNRPCIHWVQRDEGIFRILNTDWLARLWGRRHGNPRMTYEKMARAMRTYYRSKVLQPVPRTRNLPRKLIYKFNPAVIHKDSKHAPFSDRGLNYNTAPGS, encoded by the exons ATGGTGTCGACGGAGCCAGTCCCCGAGGCGCCGAGGGGTCCGGGCGAGGGCCAGCCCTGCCACCACGTGGTGCTCAAGCCGACGCCGAAGCGGCTCCGCGGGGGGTTGCAGCCTCGCGCGGGCGCGGTGCCGCGGGGGCCGGCCGCCTTCGGCAGCGCGGGCACGGGGGCGTTCACGGCGTACGTCCCGAGGGGCAGCGACCCCTGGGAGCCCGGGCTCCAGCGACGGCCGGACCACCCGGCCGGGGATCCTCCAACGGTCGTCCGCCTGTCCCCGCTGCCGAGGTTCCGCGACCCCAACGACGACGGCCAACACCAGCCCATCGACCTGCGGAACGATTCCAAGAGGTTCGGCTCGGCCAGGCTGGGCCCGTCACTCGACCGGGAGCCCTCAGCTGCCGCTGCGGTCCAGGCCGGACAACGGGTACTGGATGACGTCGGGCACGGGGGAGCGGCCCTGCCGCCTCACCGCCGGCACGAGACGGTCATCGCGAGGAGCGCGCTGCCCCAGGTCCGCGCGAGAGGGTCGGGCGGAGGGCTGGAGTACATGCGGTACACGGTGCGCAACAACAACGCCAGGGCGGAGGTGTTCGAGATGAGGCGGAGCTACGCGACCTCGGACGCCGTCCTGCCTCGCCTCGGCGGTTGCGGGGTCCTGGAAGACCGCGGCAGCTGCTGCTCCGAGGACGAGGACATCGACGTGGTGGGCGGCGGCTTCGACGACGGCGGCGGCTCGCCCGTCGACGACAGCAGCTGCAGCAGCACCGCGAAGGACGGGGACTCGGACAGCTGCGAGGGGCAGCCGCTCGACTGCAGGCTCCGGGCGCCGGTGACCAG GAGCTCAAGCCCGTCCTCCGAGGAGGTGTCTTCAGCGCCGCCCACGTCCGGCAGCCCCTCGTCCTCGGACCCGCTGCCCTCGCCCGGCTGCGACGACCCTCAGGACGCGGAGGCGTGGTGGGGGGTGTTCGCGCCCGAGGACCTGCTGCTGAGGAACCgcgtgctgctgctgctgtggtTCCTGCTGGGCGAGGCGCGCCTGGCCGAGGTGGGGTACCCGCGCGCGCCGGTGCACCGCGTGCTGTGGCTCACCGTGGACGTGTGCTGCTCGGTGGCGGGCATGAAGAGCGCCGCCGCCGTGCCGCTGGCCTCGGACCACGACTGCCGCGAGGACATGCTGTGCTTCAG GGACCACACGCACCGGTTCCTGGAGGTGTGCGCGCCGACCAGGGACATGTGGAAGCAGCTCGGCTGGGCTGGTCTCACTGTCGACGCGGTCGTCAGGAAGATCTACGAGGAGG agCTGCGGCCGCGACTGTGCCAGCTGCCGGCCTCGAGCCTGCCTCCGGCGATACGCGGCGCGCTGCGGCGGCTGGACCGCCTGGAGGCGGCGCCCGCGGAGGTCCCagggccgccgccgccgccgccgcgccgccgccagccgccgccgccgcaggcAGCCAAGAAGAAGCGCGGGCGTCCGGCCAAGCCCGGCCACAAGACCGACCCGG GTCGCATCGAGCGAGTGATGCTGTGGCGCTTCCTGCTCAACCTGCTGGAGGACCCGCGCAACCGGCCGTGCATCCACTGGGTGCAGCGCGACGAGGGCATCTTCCGCATCCTCAACACGGACTGGCTGGCGCGGCTGTGGGGCCGCCGCCACGGCAACCCGCGCATGACCTACGAGAAGATGGCGCGCGCCATgag GACGTACTACCGCTCGAAGGTGCTGCAGCCTGTGCCCAGGACCCGCAACCTGCCGCGCAAGCTCATCTACAAGTTCAACCCGGCGGTGATACACAAGGACTCCAAGCACGCGCCCTTCAGCGACCGCGGCCTCAACTACAACACGGCGCCGGGCTCCTGA